A single window of Terriglobia bacterium DNA harbors:
- a CDS encoding MFS transporter, with protein sequence MSEPARNVLGFHPSTRLYRFTLLLFVSMLTFGSYFAYDSIGAIENILIQKMGISTGTIGSLYSAYSIAAIAIVFFGGVITDRLGTRRASLLFSLLVTLGALIVALAQSSWMLFAGRLVFGAGSESLVVAQLAILSKWFKGKELALSFGVALTISRLGTLFSFNTEALIASYFGNFRYALWAAFFLCGLSLLCNLVSNAMDRRGEIVLGTKEEGAGDKIVFADVRAFTNTYWYVTLLCVTFYSAIFPFTALSTNLIATKWGIADIQPGEGGFFYQAFFNLFHMFTTAPGITSIPIFASMIFAPFAGRMVDRIGRRASLMILGSVLLIASHLVLGLTHIDPRLPMIVLGTAFVLVPAAMWPSIPLVVPKGKVGTAFGLTTMIQNMGLALFPYLNGMLAHNTSSYTSSQIMFACLGLTGLVFAILLKRADAGRAYVLERPEQKN encoded by the coding sequence ATGAGCGAGCCCGCCCGGAATGTCCTTGGGTTCCATCCTTCCACACGGCTGTATCGTTTCACTCTTCTGTTGTTTGTCAGCATGCTGACTTTCGGGTCCTACTTCGCCTACGACTCTATCGGAGCCATTGAAAACATCCTCATTCAGAAGATGGGCATCTCCACGGGGACCATCGGAAGCCTTTACTCCGCTTATTCCATCGCCGCAATTGCCATCGTCTTTTTCGGCGGGGTCATCACGGACCGGCTGGGAACCCGGCGTGCCTCTCTGCTGTTCTCTCTGCTGGTGACTCTGGGAGCGCTGATCGTTGCGCTGGCCCAGTCGTCCTGGATGCTTTTTGCCGGGCGCCTCGTGTTTGGGGCGGGGTCAGAGTCGCTGGTGGTGGCCCAGTTGGCTATTCTCTCCAAGTGGTTCAAGGGGAAAGAGCTGGCCCTCTCCTTCGGTGTGGCGCTGACCATCAGCCGCCTGGGAACGCTTTTTTCGTTCAATACGGAAGCCCTGATCGCCAGTTATTTCGGAAACTTCCGTTACGCGTTGTGGGCCGCATTTTTCCTCTGTGGCCTTTCCCTACTGTGTAACCTCGTGTCCAATGCCATGGACCGGCGGGGAGAGATCGTGCTGGGAACGAAAGAGGAAGGGGCGGGAGACAAGATCGTATTTGCCGATGTGCGGGCCTTCACCAACACTTATTGGTATGTGACTCTGCTGTGCGTCACGTTCTATTCTGCCATCTTTCCTTTCACTGCCCTCTCCACCAACCTGATCGCAACGAAGTGGGGAATCGCCGATATACAACCGGGTGAGGGCGGCTTTTTCTACCAGGCCTTTTTTAATCTTTTCCACATGTTCACCACCGCTCCGGGAATCACGAGCATCCCCATCTTCGCATCGATGATCTTCGCTCCTTTCGCGGGCCGCATGGTGGACAGAATCGGCAGACGTGCCTCCCTCATGATTCTGGGATCCGTTCTGCTGATCGCGAGCCACCTGGTCCTGGGCCTGACACATATCGACCCGCGTTTGCCCATGATTGTGCTCGGCACGGCGTTCGTCCTGGTTCCGGCGGCTATGTGGCCCTCCATCCCGCTGGTGGTGCCCAAGGGAAAAGTGGGCACGGCCTTCGGCTTGACCACCATGATCCAGAACATGGGCCTGGCTCTGTTCCCCTATCTGAACGGGATGCTGGCCCACAACACCAGTTCTTACACCTCATCCCAAATCATGTTTGCCTGCCTCGGCCTGACCGGCCTGGTGTTTGCCATCCTGCTCAAGCGAGCGGATGCCGGCCGAGCCTATGTTCTGGAAAGACCGGAACAAAAGAACTAG
- a CDS encoding 2,3,4,5-tetrahydropyridine-2,6-dicarboxylate N-succinyltransferase yields the protein MNSLEQQISRLFHDPPPAGFTSEQFEVFARFKQLLNTGEIRAASPQGRNWEVNLWVKQGILLGFRMGILRNYSINEDFRYFDKHTFPLKRLTIEDGVRVVPGGSAIRDGVHLGKGITCMPPMYINVGAHVGDDTMIDSHALVGSCAQVGRRVHVSAGSQIGGVLEPVGALPVIVEDDVLIGGNCGIYEGTVVREGAVLGAGTILTGGTPVYDLVKETVYRREKDRPLEIPARAVVVPGARAITLEWGKAQQLSVYTPIIIKYRDSKTEGSIQLEGLLR from the coding sequence ATGAACTCACTGGAGCAGCAGATCAGCCGGCTTTTCCACGATCCGCCGCCTGCAGGATTCACCTCGGAGCAGTTCGAGGTTTTTGCCCGATTTAAGCAACTCCTCAACACAGGGGAGATACGCGCGGCATCTCCCCAGGGGAGAAATTGGGAAGTCAATCTTTGGGTCAAGCAGGGCATCCTGCTTGGTTTCCGGATGGGAATCCTGCGCAACTACTCCATCAACGAGGACTTCCGCTACTTCGACAAGCATACGTTCCCGCTCAAACGGTTGACGATCGAAGATGGTGTCCGTGTGGTTCCGGGCGGATCCGCCATCCGGGACGGAGTGCATCTCGGGAAGGGGATCACCTGCATGCCGCCCATGTACATCAACGTGGGCGCCCACGTGGGTGACGACACCATGATTGACTCACACGCTCTGGTGGGTTCCTGCGCGCAGGTCGGCAGGCGCGTTCACGTCAGCGCCGGGAGCCAGATCGGAGGCGTCCTCGAACCGGTGGGCGCTCTACCGGTCATTGTCGAGGATGATGTTCTGATAGGCGGCAACTGCGGCATCTACGAAGGGACGGTCGTGCGCGAAGGGGCGGTGCTGGGGGCGGGAACCATTCTCACCGGCGGCACGCCCGTCTATGACCTGGTCAAGGAGACTGTCTATCGGAGGGAGAAAGACCGCCCGCTGGAGATCCCCGCCAGGGCTGTGGTCGTCCCCGGGGCGCGCGCGATCACCCTGGAGTGGGGTAAGGCGCAGCAACTGTCCGTATACACACCGATCATCATCAAATATCGGGATTCCAAAACCGAGGGCAGCATTCAGCTGGAGGGTTTGTTGCGCTGA
- a CDS encoding OsmC family protein: MSDQPMRAEIVWNGGLQFTAGAGGHETRMDGERHAGNTPMELLMEALAGCMAIDLVHILGRMRSELKSVRAQIEGTRADSHPRRFTALNLHFKIAGKDINPADVERAIKLSRETYCSVYACLRPDTDVKITYDLGQ, from the coding sequence ATGAGCGATCAACCGATGCGTGCTGAAATCGTGTGGAACGGCGGCCTCCAGTTCACGGCCGGCGCCGGCGGCCATGAGACCCGGATGGACGGGGAGCGCCATGCCGGAAATACCCCTATGGAATTGCTGATGGAGGCGCTTGCCGGATGCATGGCCATCGATCTCGTGCACATCCTCGGCAGGATGAGATCCGAATTGAAATCGGTGCGGGCGCAAATCGAAGGAACGCGAGCAGATTCGCACCCGCGGCGATTCACCGCCCTCAACCTGCACTTCAAGATCGCCGGTAAGGACATCAATCCGGCCGACGTCGAGCGGGCCATCAAGCTGTCGCGGGAAACCTACTGCTCCGTCTATGCCTGCCTCCGGCCGGACACGGATGTGAAGATCACCTACGACCTGGGGCAGTAA
- a CDS encoding class A beta-lactamase-related serine hydrolase: MKKRILAVCALSFFAMAFQQQQQRTPLEAARSRIEAITRSINAKWGIYIKSIETGEEIALNADEQMDTMSVIKIPLMVEAYRQDEEGNIKLSETHALKASEKRQGTGILQRWAEGTVMTYEDIMDLMIIVSDNTATDLIFQKVGGPEAVNKLMDSYGYDKIRATGLAADWFKALAATNRDTFHREAKHPFGLATPRQIGLLLEKIEKGEAVSKEASQKMLQHMRGQLYATRIPRYLSYTGFGRAPHKTGDFLPYIANDVGVLETGNKRVVVSIFTANHFGMGTMLEDAVARITEQAAAYFGSR; the protein is encoded by the coding sequence ATGAAAAAACGCATTCTGGCTGTCTGCGCCCTGTCGTTCTTCGCGATGGCGTTCCAGCAGCAACAGCAACGGACACCGCTTGAAGCCGCAAGATCGCGCATCGAAGCGATCACAAGATCCATCAACGCCAAATGGGGGATCTACATAAAGTCCATCGAGACCGGGGAAGAAATCGCGCTTAATGCGGATGAGCAGATGGACACGATGTCGGTCATCAAGATCCCGCTCATGGTGGAAGCCTACCGCCAGGACGAGGAAGGGAATATCAAGCTGTCGGAGACTCACGCCCTCAAAGCTTCGGAAAAACGGCAGGGCACCGGCATCCTCCAGCGCTGGGCAGAGGGCACGGTGATGACCTATGAGGACATTATGGACCTCATGATCATCGTCAGCGACAACACGGCAACCGATCTCATCTTCCAGAAGGTCGGGGGGCCGGAGGCAGTCAACAAGCTCATGGATTCTTACGGGTACGACAAGATCCGCGCGACCGGCCTGGCGGCCGACTGGTTCAAGGCTCTTGCCGCCACCAATCGGGACACCTTCCACCGCGAAGCCAAGCACCCCTTCGGGCTGGCGACGCCGCGGCAGATCGGCCTGCTGCTGGAAAAGATCGAGAAAGGAGAGGCCGTCAGCAAAGAGGCGAGCCAGAAGATGCTCCAGCACATGCGCGGCCAGCTCTACGCCACCCGCATTCCACGTTATCTCTCTTACACCGGCTTCGGGCGCGCACCCCATAAGACTGGCGACTTCCTCCCGTACATCGCCAACGACGTCGGCGTGCTCGAAACCGGGAACAAGAGGGTCGTAGTGTCGATTTTCACCGCAAACCATTTCGGCATGGGAACGATGCTTGAAGACGCCGTCGCCCGCATCACCGAACAGGCCGCTGCTTACTTCGGCAGCAGGTGA
- a CDS encoding DUF1015 domain-containing protein — protein sequence MALLGPFRAYRYSPKIVGDLALVVTQPYDKISPALQKECYRRSPFNVVRVTRNLEKLDNPETDYPEAAGALQSWIDRGILLQDALPSIYAYYQQYEFEGESLLRRGFVALLDLQHSAAGILPHERTLAEPKMDRLRLLRSTECNEDMIFMIYTEDRLKVNRILEETTAARPPEIEVKDDSGSVHRLWSISDTKSVRRIQDGMVPEELFVADGQHRFESALNYKRECEAQGWKPAAAESFHSRMVACFNSAEGGITILPTHRLIRDLPHFAPQKFLEAAGKYFEVEPCLRAADLWEKMTNGRDATHVFGFYARKKFFLLRLRVKVDPLMLAHAEAYRNIDVSILHAVILDRLLGIDESQVVKQAHVDFARDRDVCMKRVNEGACQAAFFLNPVTVEQVQRVALLGERLPQESTYFHPKLLTGLVFMKMKISKPGA from the coding sequence ATGGCGCTTCTTGGTCCGTTCCGTGCGTACCGCTACAGCCCGAAAATCGTCGGTGATCTTGCGCTCGTCGTCACGCAACCCTACGACAAAATCTCACCGGCGCTGCAGAAGGAGTGTTACCGGCGCTCCCCTTTCAATGTTGTGAGGGTGACCCGGAACCTCGAGAAACTCGACAATCCTGAGACCGATTACCCGGAGGCTGCCGGAGCACTTCAATCCTGGATCGATCGGGGCATCCTGTTGCAGGATGCTCTCCCCAGCATCTATGCGTACTACCAGCAGTATGAATTCGAGGGTGAAAGCCTGCTGCGCAGGGGCTTTGTCGCACTTCTTGACCTGCAGCATTCTGCGGCCGGCATACTGCCGCACGAGCGCACGCTTGCCGAGCCCAAAATGGATCGTCTGCGGCTGCTGCGCAGCACCGAGTGCAACGAGGATATGATCTTCATGATCTATACGGAAGATCGGCTGAAGGTCAATCGTATCCTGGAAGAAACAACGGCGGCGCGGCCGCCGGAGATTGAAGTAAAGGACGATTCCGGCAGCGTCCACCGGCTTTGGTCCATCAGCGACACAAAGTCCGTCCGCAGGATCCAGGACGGCATGGTCCCCGAGGAGCTCTTCGTCGCCGACGGCCAACACCGGTTTGAAAGCGCGCTCAACTACAAGCGGGAGTGCGAAGCGCAGGGATGGAAGCCGGCGGCGGCGGAATCGTTCCACAGCCGGATGGTGGCTTGCTTCAACAGTGCCGAAGGCGGCATCACAATCCTGCCTACGCACAGGCTGATCCGCGACCTCCCGCACTTCGCCCCCCAGAAATTCCTGGAGGCGGCCGGAAAGTACTTTGAGGTGGAGCCATGTCTCCGGGCAGCCGATCTGTGGGAGAAAATGACGAACGGCCGGGACGCGACCCACGTCTTCGGCTTTTACGCCCGCAAGAAATTCTTCCTGCTGCGGCTGAGGGTCAAGGTGGACCCGCTCATGCTGGCACACGCGGAAGCCTACCGCAACATCGATGTCAGCATCCTGCATGCGGTGATCTTGGATCGGCTGCTCGGGATCGACGAGAGCCAGGTCGTCAAACAGGCCCACGTGGACTTCGCCCGCGACCGCGATGTGTGCATGAAGCGGGTGAATGAAGGCGCCTGTCAGGCGGCATTTTTCCTGAACCCGGTGACCGTGGAGCAGGTCCAGCGTGTGGCGCTGCTTGGCGAGCGATTGCCGCAGGAGTCGACCTATTTCCACCCCAAGCTCCTCACCGGCCTCGTCTTCATGAAGATGAAGATTTCCAAACCAGGAGCATAA
- a CDS encoding Zn-dependent exopeptidase M28, with protein MLDSSLGMNARQTKIVLGITAAVILCWLTAPFWGSGDRTAMPVSQTPLLFNAEQAFQVTQEFVTQNPRRVLGSIEARQATGNLRDHLKDLGYSLDPPSYFNATIAGRRQVGSNVVAFRAGTLPEMLVVIAHYDTARTTVQGAMDDGSGIGVMLELARVFAGSPLRHSLLIVATDGEEWGMLGAADIAQNYPERRRFTAVLSLDWVSIGDLAELRLDADGQMSGYAPAWLRRIAVGAAEAQGLPVVAPSGFRESLQRAIALSLTDQGPFLHAGIPAVNLGSGSVDEARVREVYHSPNDTIENLKPASIGKYGQAAERILRSIDELVPVAPGMNNAFNWSDDTFVSGWAMTLLQYLAFLPFLAMLVFGWSQARLSLTTGKILREAIFFLAWLLPLGLIYSLILFCRLMRLLPHNSSYPGPLKDPLLTHPAWGVLWGILAGAVVVWIGLHFLAKYLTRGQSPSFGSSKTVLMTVLLIVVVLALQYNLYWATSFLVFPALIWGALGQGRSPGARAAGVLAILAGGFGLYAAAILSGRSLGVGLDMIWYAVLGLSNGMLQWQGFFLAAAAFVVGLRLLSLQFLRHPD; from the coding sequence GTGCTAGACTCTTCCCTCGGTATGAACGCCAGGCAAACAAAGATCGTACTCGGCATCACCGCAGCCGTGATCCTGTGCTGGCTGACGGCGCCATTTTGGGGCAGCGGCGACAGGACGGCCATGCCCGTTTCCCAGACCCCGCTCCTGTTTAATGCGGAGCAGGCTTTCCAAGTCACGCAGGAGTTCGTGACCCAAAACCCAAGGCGGGTGCTGGGAAGCATCGAGGCGCGGCAGGCCACAGGCAATCTGCGGGATCATCTGAAGGATCTGGGCTACTCGCTCGATCCTCCCTCTTATTTCAATGCCACGATAGCGGGGCGCCGCCAGGTCGGAAGCAACGTCGTAGCTTTCAGGGCAGGCACACTCCCGGAAATGCTCGTTGTGATCGCGCATTACGACACGGCGCGCACGACGGTGCAGGGGGCGATGGACGACGGCTCCGGCATCGGAGTGATGCTTGAACTGGCGCGGGTGTTTGCAGGTTCCCCCCTTCGTCACAGCCTCCTGATCGTTGCCACCGACGGCGAGGAATGGGGCATGCTCGGGGCCGCCGACATCGCACAAAACTATCCGGAAAGGCGACGATTCACAGCGGTGCTTTCCCTGGACTGGGTGAGCATCGGCGATCTGGCGGAACTCCGGCTGGATGCAGACGGGCAGATGAGCGGCTATGCGCCCGCGTGGCTGCGCCGGATCGCGGTCGGAGCTGCCGAAGCTCAAGGACTGCCCGTGGTGGCCCCCTCCGGCTTTCGGGAAAGCCTTCAGAGGGCCATCGCACTGTCACTCACCGACCAGGGGCCCTTTCTGCATGCCGGGATTCCTGCGGTCAACCTGGGCAGCGGATCGGTGGATGAAGCGCGCGTGAGGGAAGTCTACCATTCTCCCAACGACACGATCGAAAACCTGAAGCCGGCGAGCATCGGGAAATACGGCCAGGCGGCAGAACGCATTCTGCGTTCCATTGATGAGCTCGTGCCAGTCGCGCCCGGGATGAACAATGCTTTTAATTGGAGCGACGATACTTTCGTTTCCGGGTGGGCGATGACGCTCCTGCAATACCTCGCTTTCCTCCCGTTTCTGGCCATGCTCGTTTTTGGGTGGTCGCAGGCTCGCTTATCTCTGACTACGGGGAAAATCCTGCGGGAAGCAATTTTCTTCCTGGCGTGGCTCCTGCCTCTCGGCCTGATTTATTCGCTGATTCTATTTTGCCGCCTGATGCGACTCCTGCCTCACAATAGCTCGTATCCGGGACCTCTCAAGGATCCTCTGCTGACGCACCCTGCCTGGGGCGTGCTCTGGGGAATCCTGGCAGGTGCGGTCGTCGTATGGATCGGCCTGCATTTCCTTGCGAAGTACCTGACGCGCGGGCAGTCACCCTCTTTCGGCTCCTCCAAGACGGTCCTGATGACAGTCCTGCTGATCGTGGTCGTGCTCGCCTTGCAGTACAATCTCTACTGGGCGACGAGCTTTCTGGTTTTTCCCGCTCTGATCTGGGGAGCGCTGGGGCAGGGGCGGAGCCCCGGTGCGCGGGCAGCCGGCGTACTTGCCATCCTGGCAGGAGGATTCGGGCTTTATGCCGCGGCAATTCTCTCCGGACGCAGCCTGGGAGTGGGTTTGGACATGATCTGGTACGCGGTCCTCGGTTTGAGCAACGGCATGCTGCAATGGCAGGGTTTCTTTCTGGCGGCGGCCGCATTTGTGGTCGGCCTGCGACTTCTGTCCCTCCAGTTCTTACGCCACCCGGACTGA